The following nucleotide sequence is from Gracilimonas sp..
TAAATGAAATGGAGTTCTCTGCTGATGACTTCAAAAAGTTTTATGACTGGTTTATAAAATTAAACCGAAAGGAAAGAAAGAATGTATCCGGGCTGGATACAAAGCGGGTAGGCTTTATCAATACCGGGGTTGTACTTTTGGATTTCCTGATTCGAAAATTTGGCATTAAAACCGTACGGATTTCCTCTCAGGCGCTGCGCGAAGGTATTGTAATCCGATATCTTAAAAAGGATATGATCGGACTTCAGTGGAGTGGGGCTTTTGCTGACCCACGCCGGCGAAGTGTGTTTGAACTTCTTCGTAAAACCGATTGGCATGAGACCCATTCCCGACACGTAGCCAACATGGCACTCACTATTTTTGATGCTTTGGAAGATGAGCTGGAACTCAGCCTGAACGACCGCGAGCTTCTGGAATACGCCAGCTACCTACACGACATTGGGTATTATATTTCTCATTCCAAACATCACAAACATGCCCTCTATATCATTCGCCATTCTGATTTAAAGGGTTTTAAAGAAGATGAAATTGAGATCATTGCCAACGTAGCCCGCTATCATCGCCGATCAACCCCCAAAAAACGACATGGAGAATACTGGAAAATGCCCGCACCCATAAGGAAACGAATTAAAAGCCTTTCCGGAATTTTGCGGGTCGCCGATGGCCTGGATCGAAGCCACTATCAAAATGTGAAAGACTTACAGGTTTTCTCTGAAAAAGACCAGATTAAGCTGAATATCCGTACAGAGGGTGAGCCATATCTGGAGATCTGGGGAGCTGAACGCAAATCTGAACTCCTTAAAGAG
It contains:
- a CDS encoding Ppx/GppA phosphatase family protein, whose amino-acid sequence is MIISNSNNQVAPIKRIAAIDIGTNSFHAIIVDVYSDGSFRTLDKLKEMVQLAKGGMGKRLSEGAFKRGLTALRNIKRLADSYECEEILAYATSAIREAENGGEFIQKSIDDIGIKMNAIPGRVEAELIGLAVRHGVKLTEEPVLMADVGGGSVEFLLGNEKEFFFKASKKIGVSRMTEIFKPSDPITKEDIKTLEDHYEEQLRDVAQAFAQHRTDTIIGSSGTMENIAQMIAARKDKSFDVTLNEMEFSADDFKKFYDWFIKLNRKERKNVSGLDTKRVGFINTGVVLLDFLIRKFGIKTVRISSQALREGIVIRYLKKDMIGLQWSGAFADPRRRSVFELLRKTDWHETHSRHVANMALTIFDALEDELELSLNDRELLEYASYLHDIGYYISHSKHHKHALYIIRHSDLKGFKEDEIEIIANVARYHRRSTPKKRHGEYWKMPAPIRKRIKSLSGILRVADGLDRSHYQNVKDLQVFSEKDQIKLNIRTEGEPYLEIWGAERKSELLKEVTGKKINIERVLEPSYIG